GGATGTGGTGAATCATCCTGTCCGACAAGTAGATCTGGGTATCTGCTGCCGCAGTTGGTGTCCGACATGAGCGTGGTGATCGACGGCCTGGGTGTAGACCGCGTGCATCTGCTGGCGCACGACTGGGGTTCGGTGCAGGGCTGGGCGGCGATCACAGACGAGTCGCTGGCGGAACGGATCGGGTCGTTCACCTCGATCTCGGGTCCACACCTACCGTACGCGGGTAGCTTCCTGCGCTCGGCACGCACGCCGCGTGCTGCGCTGGCCGTGGCCAGACAGGTGCTGTCTTCGGGCTATATCGGGTTCCTGTTGTGCCCAGGGTTGCCGGAACTTACCTTCCGATCCGGGCTCGGGGTGAAAGTCGTTGCGGCTCTTGAACGCATCGGACAGCCCGGCGGTACGCGCGGGCGGGCGCCGCGGGCAATCGGTGACTACGTCAACGGGTTGGAGCTCTACCGGGCCAATTTGCGCGGACCCCTGTTGTCGCCGGGTCCGGTGCAGGCGCAGACCGATGTCGCGGTCCAGGTGCTAGCGCCTACCAAAGACATCTTCATCACCCCCGCCCTGCAGCGGTTCATCGGCGCAATCCCGCGGCGCGGGAGGACCGTTGCAGTCGAAGGCGGGCACTGGGCGGTGACTTCCAACCCCGCCGAGGTCGCCCAGTTGACCGGCGAGTGGATCGACCAGGCCTCGGCCGGGGCGGTGACCCCGGATGTCGCCGCAGGCGTGCCGAAATGACCGAGTCGCCGAGCATTTGGGGAACCCGGCCCGCCGACCTGTACGGCCGCCGGAACCGAGACCGGTTTCTGACGGCGCTGTGGGGTGTGCGCACGGTGATTGGTGGCCTGTCGGCGGCGTCGCGATGGACCCCGGCGCGGGTGCGACCGGTGCAGCGCACGCATCACGCGACCGTCGTGGGACGCGAACTCGTCGCGCCCGATGTCGTGGCGCTCACCCTGGCCGATCCACTCGGCGGGTTACTCCCGTCCTGGACGCCCGGCGGGCATATCGACGTGCAGCTGCCGTCGGGTCGGCGGCGGCAGTATTCGTTGTGCGGATCCCCCGGCCAGCGCACTGAGTACCGAATCGCGGTGCGGCGCATTGCCGACGGCGGCGGCGGTTCAATCGAGATGCACGACGCCTACCGCGTTGGCGACACGCTGGTGTTCGAAGGCCCGCG
The nucleotide sequence above comes from Mycobacterium vicinigordonae. Encoded proteins:
- a CDS encoding alpha/beta fold hydrolase translates to MRTVAASDGVLLAVHSYGEPDRKLPTVLAVHGYPDNHRIWDGVAAELAGRYNVTAYDVRGCGESSCPTSRSGYLLPQLVSDMSVVIDGLGVDRVHLLAHDWGSVQGWAAITDESLAERIGSFTSISGPHLPYAGSFLRSARTPRAALAVARQVLSSGYIGFLLCPGLPELTFRSGLGVKVVAALERIGQPGGTRGRAPRAIGDYVNGLELYRANLRGPLLSPGPVQAQTDVAVQVLAPTKDIFITPALQRFIGAIPRRGRTVAVEGGHWAVTSNPAEVAQLTGEWIDQASAGAVTPDVAAGVPK